GCGATTTTTCAAGAATCATCTAATTCTGGATTCAATGCATTTATCACTCGGGATCAGTGATGACTTGGCTTCTGATGTGGGTTCTACTATTTGCTTGTGTACCACAggtaacaaatatttttgtttatttatttattttaatatagtagGCTATCTAAATTATTAGGTGAAATAATACATAAGCAAAACACCACACttacagtttaatttaaaacaggAGACTGTTTTAACATGCGttggaaaactgtatttttgacctatactactattactatactaccatttataataaataatagcctATTTTCTTTGCATTAACACTGTAAAAGTTGCTTGGTGCCTGCATCTAAAATTTTcaattgaaatatttaatgtgctctgtaaaatgaaaagaaaacaatccATTTCATAATCCTATTCTTTAAATATATTCTACTTTTTAGTAAAGTGAAAATGAGACACCTTATCAGAGATTGGTAACGTAACAGTATTTGCATCAGTAACTCTAACCCCCGTCTATTCCACATTAAATTCATACCAAATTCATACTCATAGCTTGAgtaattaaaattgaaatgcGCTATAGattatcatttaattatatGTGACCGGCATTTGTAACAAATGACCTCATGTTTCACGCATTTGAGGAATGCAATTCCTTAACAACAAATTTAATGTGTGAGAGTATACTGCCGCCCTGTGgacagaaataaacatgtttgtcaaaatgcatatatttatagtgAAGTCCTTTATTGGGTTGACCCATTTGAAACTCTTTAAAGCTGAGTTCACTCCATTATGTCTTTGAACATGACAGCCACCCTCTTTGATACTTAGAACTGTCACCCAGAGGGCATACTTATCCTGCTTTAAATTTATGCAACTTTAGCTGTCTCTTCCATCTTCCATATCTGCTGCTTATCTTACACAGGTTAAAGAGGTCAAAGGTTATGATGCCCTACTTTGTGTGTGGTGTGTTACTTAAGTCTGTTGCCACGTCAGTCAGTCATCTTGTTAATCAAACCTGAGGGCCTGAAGCAGTCGACTTTATGTGCCTAAATCATTTATCAACATGATCTGTCATCCAAAACCTCATTATTTacatcagtttaaacatttagatacctaccataaaataaaaagtgactgATGAGGTACAAAGAAAGTGCACTGGAAACCTTagatttaatcatatttaaacTACCCACCcagctgtgtttgtttcttGACCTGATGTGCAATGATTATCTAGTACAAAATGAGTCCCATGAGCTGACAGCAAGTCTATAGCTATTATAATTTGATATATGCAGGAAAGTGCAATTAGAACTGGTTCATTACTCTGAGGTATGGGTGATAAATTAAGCTACATTGATTACAAACATAAATGGCATCATAAATTGCGTTTAAAGGTTCAGTTGAAATGTGTTTACATAAAGAACaacaaattaagacatttatcTGATAAAAGCTTGTTTTCCGCCAGgggatacaaaaataaaaaggttattgcgaccttttattttacaattgtaactttttctctcacaattctgatataCAGTTCTAGATATATAAAAAACAGAAGTTATCTCAGAATTCAGAgagataaagtcaaaattgtaagatgtaaactcagaattacaagtttataacttgcaattataatatataaacttagaattgtgaggaaaaaagtccctctttattttattattatttattatatcacAATGTCTGTAGCCAGGAGGAATCTTGGAGGGGGGAAAGAATCAAAAGCCTAAATGTGTCATAAACAGGAATCTGTCGGGACTTGTGTCTTACAGATTCACAGAGCGTTTGCCCAGGATTCCTCTAAGATGCTGTCCATACCAGAGCCCGTCGCCCCGGAGCCCTATAATCGCACCCAGCACTGCCAATGGCCCTGCAAATGTCCTAAAACTCCCCCCACCTGTCCACCAGGTGTGAGCTTGATCATGGACGGCTGCAGCTGCTGCAGAGCATGTGCCAAACAGGTGGGGGAGGTTTGCAACGAGAAAGAAAACTGTGACCATCATCGTGGCCTTTACTGTGATTACAGCGCAGACAAGCCTAGGTACGAAAAAGGAGTATGTGCGTGTAAGTGTCCTTGTACTAACACAGCCTTCTTATTAACACTGTGTTCCGGTCTTAGATTAGATTACGATCAAGATTTAAAGGGTGGATTAAGGTGGCGGAACCAAGATAAACCAAGCCAGGGGATGCTGAGCAGAATTATAATACATTCTGTTCACCTTTTAGCACAGCACAACAAATCATATACTTTTCTTGGTAGTGTATCCAGTATGCATTTGATGAACTTGACTTCACTCGTTTTGCTCTTTGTTGCTATCCAGATCTGCCAGGCACTGGCTGTGAGCACAATGGTGTGATCTATCGCAATGGCCAGAGCTTCCAGCCCAATTGCAAATaccagtgtttgtgtgtgaatgggGCGATCGGATGTGTTTCGCTGTGTAATGAGTCTCAGCCTCCCAGGGTTTGGTGCCAGAACCCACGGCGAGTTAAAATCCCCGGCCGCTGCTGTGAGCAGTGGATCTGTGATGAGTCCAGGAGGGGGCGCAAGACAGCACCAAGACACACAGTGGCTGGTAGGCTCTCCAGTGTCTCACAAACTTCCTGCAAATGTCTGGAAACTCATTCTGGGCAAATAATTCGTCAATAATGGTTGGTTtctataaacagaaaaaaactggtTAAGACGGTACAGTTTACTTAATACAGATGCTACTTGACAACAGTGAACAAACTAATTAAAACTTACAACAGGAAACATTCTTCTACTCAAAGATAGaaaattaacaaacaattatTGTCAGGTTTTCTAATGTCAAAATTTGTGAATTCCAGGCCTCTAAGACTCACGCAAATGTCTATAGTACATATAGCCTACATTTCGTACATTTATatgctatattatatataaaaattgaaatGTACAGAAGTTTGGGTTTGGAtagatttttacttttttatttatagaagTGATCTAAAACACAATAATgcgctttgtgtgtgtgtgtgtgtgtgtgtgtgtgtgtgatctaaACTTTGGGGTTGATAAGATTTTTTAAGATCTCTTATGTTCCTTAcggctgcatttattcagtcaaaactacagtgaaaacagtaatgctatgaagtattacaatttaaaagagcagttttctattttaatttttttttttttttaatgctcatttatttctgtgatggcaaatcttaattaagaaacatttcttattataaatgttataaatcgTAACTTtatttcaagattctttgatgaatagaaagtgcaaatgaacagcatttattttgaaatagaaatcttttgtgacattgtaaatgtctttactgtaacgtttgatttaattacacatttacacaatcacatattaaatttaatgcatccttgctgaataaaattattaatttcttaaaaaccttactgaccccaagcttttgaatggtagtatagaAACTCAGAAATGAGGAAAGCATTCATCGTCTTTGCATTCTTACAGCCCTGTCTAGTGTAAAGGACAACTGGCACAAGAACTGTGTGACCCAGACAACCTCCTGGAGTCCCTGCTCAAAGACCTGCGGCCGTGGAGTGTCTTTACGCATTACTAACAACAACAAGCAGTGTCAGATGGTCAAAGAGAGCAGACTCTGCAGCATCCGGCCTTGCAAAGTGGACATCACAAAACACATCAAGGTTTCAGATTTAGTATCAAATATCAAATTTACATTTGAGAGTGACATGAATGACTATAGTGTATAAAAGgatatgggtaacactttacaataaagtgtcatttgttaacaaaCAATGaccaatacatttattacactatttattaatctttgttaatgttagttaataaaaatagttgttcattgtttgttcatgttagttcacagtgcatgaaataatattaacaagaacaactcgtgattttaataatgtattagtaaattctgaaattaacattaataaatgcggtagaagtattgttcattcttagttcatgtagttaactaatgtgaactaatgaaccttattgtaaagtgttaccaggaTATGTTTTGACCCTGTGTCTTTTTGGCCCTTTTTCATCTCTCCACAAGCCTGGAAAGAAGTGCTTGAACATCTACAGGGAAGGAAAGCCACAAAACTTCACTATCTCAGGCTGCACCAGTACAAACACTTACTGGCCCAAGTACTGTGGAGTGTGTACAGATGAACGCTGCTGCATCCCTTACAAATCTAAGACTGTTGAGGTCGACTTTCAGTGCCCGAACGGATCCGGCTTCACCTGGCAGATCATGTGGATTAACGCCTGCTTCTGCAACCTGAGCTGTAAAAACCCCAATGACATATTTACAGATCTAGAACTGTACCATGAGAGAGGTGAGGTTGGAAACTGAGTGTACAAGACCTTGCAGAAAAGTCAATAGAAAGATTTGGGTGAACaccttttgttttcttttcttgagCAAGAGTTAATATTTAATTGACCATCATCTttggaggttttttttttttttgtattatacgAGACTCTTTTCCTTTtggaaaaactgaaatgaaccAATATATCCTAATATATTCTATTTTAAGGCTATGTGGCCTATTGCAACCAAACTGTTCATATATGCGGAGTTATTTCAACCAAGATTATCCCAGTTTTTGTCATATTGCGACAAATCCTTTTGTAAAAATGATGTAAGTATAGCTATGTAAAAAGACAATATCATGTTGACCTCTTTAGTTAAAATCTTTAATTTATACAAAATTTATGTAAAGAAATATATTGCTTTTATGTATTGATAATGTAcagtttttgtaatttcatgCCTTTTTCTACATGTATGCTCTTAAATGACTCTGTAGTCCGTGGAGCAAGGTTTGCTTTATAAAGTTTGGCTTTCCATGTACTAGAACGTTTTAGACCGTTCTCATTGagcgataaaaaaaaaacacagacaaaaaaGTTGAGTAACCAgctttttattttccttttttaaataaatacaaactgttATTCCATTAAAAATGCAGTGCATCAGATTGTTTTACATCTTTACAAAGCAGAGTGCCTTTCCAAGCTGCAAgcatttgttttagtgtgtgtggaAGAGCTGGTGAGTTGCTTATATTATCTCTTTCTGAGCAATCCTTCATTTTACTCTTTCTCTAAGCCTTGAGAAAGAAGCATCCAGTCCCATTAGAGGATTCCATGGCACATTTTGTTCTGTTGTGCTTGATTGCATagaaatcatcatcatcatcatcatcattatcattacaaacacaaaacaccaaaaAAATCTCACTAATATACAGTCATTTTCCTGTATTCTTATATCTACAAATTGGTTTTGTTGAATTTAAACTAAATGTTAAgattgtttaaaaacatttgattctataaaaatcatttaaaatcacTGAGTTACACATATAACCCAAAATAATGGGACACTCCCAACAAGGAAAATGCAAATCAACACATAAGCTTAAACCTTAGTTTTATAAGGTAGGTTAgcataatggaaaaaaaaataccaccGTCTCTTCTCTGTGGTCAACCAATCCCTTTTCCATTCAGTGAAGACCATTTCAACATATACAGATTATACAAATTAATTATGCACTTAAACTAGCGTGTAAAAGTGGTCTAATAACTTGACATAAAATGAATCGCAGACTAGAGATCAATATAAATTTACAAATGTGCCATTCTCAGTGCCCAGCTTACTTGGATGAGGACCATCAAAATGTCTCTGTGCTGCATTGCCTCTAACAACAACAAGACAGCTATTGCGCAGGGtgcaaaaaagaagaaatatctCCATCATCCTGTCCTTCTTTCACTCTATCCACTCCTTCATTAGCGTTTCCCCAGGAAATATAGTCTTAAACGCAAGACACTGTGGCATAAATGCTCTCTgacaaataaaacagtgcaaGACCCCTGAGCGAAACAGCGCGGCGGTATGTGGCGGTCCTGTTGCGTGTGTAGTTAGTGGCAGCGCAGCACAGTCAGAACGGAGAGGTTAATGCATGTGTGAGATGGACCGGAGACAAGGTCACCAGTCTAACAGGACACTTCGGTGGACTTGGGAGCCTGGTCCACAGAACTGTCCATGTTGTCAGTGTGCGAACGTGTGCGTTGGTTGTCGGAGGTGTGGGCTCGGGCACGGCCCTCGTTGGTGTGGGAGCGACTGCGGTTGCCCTCGTTAGTGTGCGACCTGCTGCGGTTGCCGTCAAAGGAAGTCACGCTGGATCCGGATGCTGTGCGGGAACGGACCAGGCGGGTCATGCTGGCAGAGGGCACTAAGAGGCAGAGGAAGACAGATTAGGATACATATTTTGCAGTCGTTTAAAAATTATACACTTCATTTTGGGAAAAAAGGTCAAATTGAGCAAGTCAAGTTGAAAATTATATTACACCACTAGAGGGCAGCACAGCCCAGCCAGAGCTGTATGGTCAAATAGagagaatactgaaaaaaaaaaaagacaatatcaGTACTTACTGTAACCCATTCCTTGAATGAAGTACTTGAAAGCCTCCGTTAGCTTCCCAGGCTAAGAGGACAATAAAAGCAGAAATTTATTTGACTACAAAAACAGCTAATCAGGTCGAGGCGGAAAACGGATTTCCCTAATTACATGTTGTGAAACCGGACGGATTCTAACAGCCGGTAGCAGCAGGTGGCGAGCAGAGTATTAGAACTGAGAACTATATGCCATCGCTGTCTGTAATGAGATTATGGCGCGCTTCATCCCTAATAATCATCCAGTGCCTTGAGCAAACTTGTAAATGAATCTAAATGGCCATAAACGTTATGAATACACACCTGGTCGACCTGGGGCAAGCCTCCACAGTCAGCCATCTGACGAAAGAGAAGAGACATAAAATGTTActtaaaatgcatgaaaaacacaaatgcGTCACTGCATGTTTCTCATTTCTGTTTTGGCCATTCACACAGGTGTCTAAAACACCTAGCGCGCCATTAACTCCGCTAGTCTCAGCACTTATCGGTGATAAATAGGCCATTTCAGATGCCATAAACCTAATTCTTAGTACACCTGAGGGCGGGCTGTGGAAAATTAGGTCAGCCCTGGAGCTGGCTAGTGTGGACCGCTTCTGTACTACCTGGGTAAATTAGTCACTAGATAATGCTGAGCTATCGGAATCTTATCAGTGCCTGACTTTTCCATGTGGTTATAAATACATGCCAGCTTCACTGGAGTCCACTCACCTTAAGCAGTGTGGTTTTGGTTGGGTCCAGCTTTGTGTTGCACTCAACCTGTACAGACAACATGACATGTTAAACCACTAAATACACATGCAGTGGATATAAAGGGTGGTGCAACAGTGTGCAGAATAATAAAAAGCATGGCAGTAATAATGAAGTGAAGATAGTCCTATATTAAACTTAAACCTACCACTACATCCACTGCAGGGGAACTGTCTCCAACTACCAGGAGTGCAGGACAcctgaaaacagaaaaacaaagtcaTTACTACAGGAAATTGATCCCGAATTGTCTAGAGGTTTTCCAAAGGTTTTTTTGAATTTTACTTACTTTAGAGTTCTGACATTGATGTGGCCACCAGGTACAGGCCTCTCAATTTCCAGGTCTCTTCGGCTgtgaaatggagaaaaacattgATAAAATATAATGTCAAATGCtaaactaacttttttttttagcaggatGTTTGAGTAGCGGTGTTGTGTTTACCTGTTGTAGGACTTGACAAAGAGCTGCAGATTGAACTGGTTCATGTCATTCACAATGTGGTGACGGTATCTGCCAATGAGGTCATGGTTCTGCTGGATTTCCTCCTGgagaaataagaaataataataataacaacattgaTGTTAAAATAGATTCACCAATTCAAAAATTATCTAGATGGGGTCAAACACTGACTAACCTTTCCAAACAGGTGAGAGATGATCATGTCAGGCATGGCATGAGTCCAACCAGAAATCTGTAATTCAAGAAAAATGAGCCCACAACAGCATGAAACTCTGtacaactattttaattataaaatgagttaattataataaagtgGTTAGCACTCACTTTGTGTGCTGCCCAGTCCATCCAGCCCTCAGCGCATGGGTTGATGTTTATTAGCACAAGGCCTTCCACCATAGTAGGGTAATCCAACTATAAAAGGAAACAGTATTTGTAAACCACAAACCCcagtttattaaataaacaacccGCAAGTCAAGcagatttttagttttttttttgttttttcacactGGGCATTCCTCAGCAGCTAAACTAGCTAAATGAATGCCAAAATCCACAGGAAAAGAAACACTTTTAGCTCTTTATCCTGGTTTGATTAAAACTTTAAATCacttaataataatcaaaaaggaAGTCAAACTCACTGCAAACTTGGAAAGGATATAAGCACCCGCTCCAACAGCCATGCCGATCACACTCTTCAGCCTGTGGGGTTTAAGAAAACTAGTTAAGACAAAGAATAATCTAAAATCtacttaaaacttaaattattaaACGATCAACTCACCCAAAATGTTTAAGGATTGATGGAAGTGTCTCAGACAGTTGGTCCATGGAAGGGTACTCATatctataaaaaattattaattactcTTCTGCATTAATTTACAATATAGATCACCACTTATATGTCTATACATGATATAACTCACCCAGTGGAGAAGGTGTTTGCTCCCTCTTGCTGCCCTGGTGCATCTACATGACACACAGCAAAGTGCTGCATGATCTCTTGCATATCCTCATGGCTGAACAaggtgtcaaagcagcttttatCTATTGAAGAAGCACAATTTATGCATTAAAGCCGGTCTCCCTTAGAAGAACCTCTTGATTAATGTGTTGCAAAGCAACACGAAGAGATTTAGGGGGAATTTTCAACTGATAAAATCTTACGGT
This portion of the Onychostoma macrolepis isolate SWU-2019 chromosome 19, ASM1243209v1, whole genome shotgun sequence genome encodes:
- the ccn4a gene encoding cellular communication network factor 4a, with amino-acid sequence MTWLLMWVLLFACVPQIHRAFAQDSSKMLSIPEPVAPEPYNRTQHCQWPCKCPKTPPTCPPGVSLIMDGCSCCRACAKQVGEVCNEKENCDHHRGLYCDYSADKPRYEKGVCAYLPGTGCEHNGVIYRNGQSFQPNCKYQCLCVNGAIGCVSLCNESQPPRVWCQNPRRVKIPGRCCEQWICDESRRGRKTAPRHTVAALSSVKDNWHKNCVTQTTSWSPCSKTCGRGVSLRITNNNKQCQMVKESRLCSIRPCKVDITKHIKPGKKCLNIYREGKPQNFTISGCTSTNTYWPKYCGVCTDERCCIPYKSKTVEVDFQCPNGSGFTWQIMWINACFCNLSCKNPNDIFTDLELYHERGEVGN
- the ndrg1a gene encoding protein NDRG1a; translation: MDDIQVVESKPLIADRDLQGLREAVQQLVIKEHDVETPYGRVHCTMKGVPKGDRPVILTYHDIGLNHKSCFDTLFSHEDMQEIMQHFAVCHVDAPGQQEGANTFSTGYEYPSMDQLSETLPSILKHFGLKSVIGMAVGAGAYILSKFALDYPTMVEGLVLININPCAEGWMDWAAHKISGWTHAMPDMIISHLFGKEEIQQNHDLIGRYRHHIVNDMNQFNLQLFVKSYNSRRDLEIERPVPGGHINVRTLKCPALLVVGDSSPAVDVVVECNTKLDPTKTTLLKMADCGGLPQVDQPGKLTEAFKYFIQGMGYMPSASMTRLVRSRTASGSSVTSFDGNRSRSHTNEGNRSRSHTNEGRARAHTSDNQRTRSHTDNMDSSVDQAPKSTEVSC